One Dreissena polymorpha isolate Duluth1 chromosome 9, UMN_Dpol_1.0, whole genome shotgun sequence genomic window carries:
- the LOC127845167 gene encoding UDP-glucose 4-epimerase-like, whose amino-acid sequence MDNLPKASMESMRRVNEITGKQVPTFSIDMLDKDAFRDLFKKHKILCVMHFAGLKTVEESCHKPLLYYKTNIGGTISLLEGMKEFGVYNMIFSSSAAVYGSPSYLPIDEKHPVGGCINPYGKTKYFIEEILKDNCSAEKQWNVVLLRYFNPVGAHVTGKLGEDPQGIPSDLMPYVSHVAVGRVKELTVYGVDYDTPDGTEVRDYINVVDWAQGHVAALKYLEKDCGFKVFNLGTGKGYCVIEMAKAFETASGKPVPYKIAGRHAGDIASCYADASLVEKELGWKAKLDLAKMCEDSMVLAIQ is encoded by the coding sequence ATGGACAACCTCCCAAAAGCAAGCATGGAGAGCATGAGGCGGGTGAATGAAATCACAGGCAAGCAGGTGCCCACATTCAGTATCGACATGTTGGACAAGGATGCTTTCCGGGATCTATTCAAAAAGCACAAGATCCTCTGTGTGATGCACTTTGCTGGCCTGAAGACAGTAGAGGAGTCCTGTCACAAACCTCTTCTCTATTACAAGACAAATATAGGCGGAACAATCAGTCTTCTTGAGGGGATGAAGGAGTTCGGTGTGTACAACATGATCTTCTCCAGTTCTGCCGCTGTGTACGGCTCACCCAGTTACCTGCCCATAGATGAGAAACACCCTGTAGGGGGCTGCATCAACCCCTATGGCAAGACCAAGTACTTCATTGAGGAAATCCTCAAAGATAATTGCTCTGCAGAAAAGCAATGGAATGTTGTGCTGCTGCGCTACTTCAACCCAGTGGGTGCCCACGTGACTGGCAAGTTAGGGGAAGACCCTCAAGGAATCCCCAGTGACCTCATGCCCTACGTATCCCATGTGGCTGTAGGAAGGGTTAAGGAGCTCACAGTGTATGGAGTTGACTATGATACACCTGATGGAACAGAGGTGCGTGATTACATCAATGTAGTAGACTGGGCTCAGGGACATGTGGCTGCCTTGAAGTATCTCGAGAAGGACTGTGGCTTCAAGGTGTTTAACTTGGGAACAGGAAAAGGTTATTGTGTGATTGAAATGGCCAAAGCCTTTGAAACTGCTTCTGGAAAACCTGTACCTTACAAGATAGCCGGTCGTCATGCTGGTGATATAGCTTCGTGTTACGCTGATGCCTCTTTGGTTGAGAAGGAACTTGGATGGAAGGCAAAACTTGATCTTGCAAAGATGTGTGAAGACTCAATGGTTCTGGCAATCCAATAA
- the LOC127845169 gene encoding NADH dehydrogenase [ubiquinone] 1 beta subcomplex subunit 9-like yields MATNFLTAGALTHSQKVIRLYKKSARLVNGLCPQDPIRQRWNAVLLRDRFEKNKNLAMPEAIAALEDGETEFFKKKDPNFFQFPLSPGGVAYGRVLPFPDFLLDMWHPYEKAQYPHYFAVRDIRKREYIERYEKMVKESGVHVDDHHH; encoded by the exons ATGGCTACCAATTTCTTGACTGCTGGTGCATTGACACATTCTCAAAAAGTCATTCGATTGTACAAAAAGTCTGCGCGCCTTGTTAACGGGTTATGTCCACAAGATCC AATCAGACAAAGATGGAATGCAGTGCTGCTTCGAGATAGGtttgagaaaaataaaaatttggcaaTGCCAGAGGCAATAGCTGCTTTGGAGGATGGAGAAACTGAATTCTTCAAAAAGAAGGATCCAAACTTCTTCCAGT TCCCCCTATCTCCTGGTGGAGTGGCTTATGGCAGAGTTCTACCTTTTCCAGATTTT TTGCTAGACATGTGGCATCCGTATGAAAAGGCTCAGTACCCCCACTACTTCGCTGTGAGGGATATCCGCAAACGTGAATACATTGAGAGATATGAGAAAATGGTCAAAGAGAGTGGTGTACACGTAGACGACCACCATCACTGA
- the LOC127845976 gene encoding uncharacterized protein LOC127845976, which yields MIVMLMVVVLVIMMLMMMVIVVVMVAVMFVVMVMVMLVVVMVVLLMMVFMIVVVLMLVVVLVDLVVVIVVVVMMVVLMVVVLVVVMVLVTGGGDNGCDGGCGGSDDGGGNGGGDGDISGDSGGLVTVSVLMMVEVIMLVILMVITMVVVMMLVMVILVVMAVNW from the exons ATGATTGTGATGCTGATGGTCGTGGTATTAgttataatgatgttgatgatgatggtcatTGTGGTAGTGATGGTGGCGGTGATGTTCGTGGTGATGGTAATGGTGATGCTGGTTGTTGTGATGGTGGTGCTGCTGATGATGGTGTTTATGATTGTGGTCGTTTTGATGCTAGTGGTGGTGTTGGTTGAtttggtggtggtgattgtggttGTTGTTATGATGGTGGTATTGATGGTtgtggttttggtggtggtgatggtattGGTGAC CGGTGGTGGTGATAATGGTTGTGATGGTGGCTGTGGAGGTAGTGATGATGGTGGAGGTAATGGGGGTGGTGATGGTGATATAAGTGGTGATAGTGGTGGGTTAGTGACTGTGTCGGTGCTTATGATGGTGGAGGTGATAATGTTGGTGATATTGATGGTGATtacgatggtggtggtgatgatgttggtgatggtGATATTGGTTGTGATGGCGGTTAATTGGTGA
- the LOC127845974 gene encoding uncharacterized protein LOC127845974, whose product MLMIVSVVVMGVVMVMVVMVVVMVVLMVMVVMIVVVVMVMMVMVMVVSCSDGGVDGFVDGGIDGIGDVDDGNGGGVDCGRFDSSGGGDSGCDCCCGDDDDGGSNVGTSVGDGDIGGDGGGFVTVSVIMMVELILVVLVILMVMMVIW is encoded by the coding sequence ATGTTGATGATTGTCAGTGTGGTTGTTATGGGGGTGGTGATGgtaatggtggtgatggttgttgtGATGGTGGTGCTAATGGTGATGGTAGTGATGATTGTGGTCgttgtgatggtgatgatggtgatggtaatGGTGGTTTCTTGTAGTGATGGTGGTGTCGATGGTTTTGTTGATGGTGGTATTGATGGTATTGGTGACGTAGatgatggtaatggtggtggtgttgaTTGTGGTCGTTTTGATAGTAgcggtggtggtgatagtggttgTGATTGTTGCtgtggagatgatgatgatggtggaaGTAATGTTGGTACTAGTGTTGGTGATGGTGatattggtggtgatggtggtgggttTGTGACGGTGTCGGTGATTATGATGGTGGAGTTGATATTGGTGGTGTTGGTGatattgatggtgatgatggtgatttgGTGA